DNA from Brassica napus cultivar Da-Ae unplaced genomic scaffold, Da-Ae ScsIHWf_1233;HRSCAF=1760, whole genome shotgun sequence:
GGGTATGATCTGGTCTTGTCTCCGACAGGCACAAGTCCATCTACGCTGCTCTTCTGAAGGTACGATCACGATCTATTACTTGGATTTCAATGACGTGGTTATCTGATAACTAAAATATTAGCGCTTAAGTTATATGATTGACTAAACGAAACAGGATGTATTGCTATGTGCAGATGTACCCCCGAGCCAAGCATTTTGCTTGTCTTCTCCATCTGCAGCGGAACATCGTCACTATGTTCAAGAAGAAGCACCTAGCTTACTTGGTCTCGAAGGCAGCTAGGGCCTACCGTGTCTCTGATTTCTACAGGCACTTCAATGAGATAAAGATGGTCGACATTAACTGTGCTGATTATCTAGTCAGGGTTGGTTTCGAACATTGGACTCGGTCCCACTGTCATGGCTTGCGTTACAATATTATGACCAGTAACATAGCCGAGTCACTCAATGCCGCTTTGGCGGAAGCAAGGGGATATCCAATAGTTGTGCTTGCTTGATTACATTAGGTCTATGCTGATGAGTGGTTGTCAGGAAGGCGTGAGGCATCAGCTGGGTGCAGCGGTGTTGTGACGCCAAAGGTAGAAGAGCTGATGTCCAAGAATTTCAGTGTTTCAACTGGGTTGCTTGTCCGTCACATCAATGGGGGTGAGTTTGAGGTTCGTGGCATGGATGGACACCCTTTCAGGGTTGACCTTGATAAGAAGGTTTGTAGCTGCCTAGAGTTTGATATGCTCTTGATCCCCTGTGAGCATGCTGTCGCTGCTGCGATGCACTCAAAGCGCAGGATAGATGCTCTCGTTGGTGAGAAGTTCACGCAACACTTGGGCAGCTGCTTACTCCATGAGCATCAATCCCACCAGTGATTATATGACTCCAGCTGCTGAGGCTGACACTCTTGGTGCGCTGAACCTTGCACCGCCAAATACAAGACGCCCACCAGGGAGGCCTAAGAAGACAAGGATCTTCTCGCGTGGTGAATTCAAAGTAAGGGAGTTAacaatttttggaaaattttcattctAGTTTAACAGTTAATTTGTTTATGGGTCCTTATTACTATATCTTGACACACTGGTTTGATTATGCAGAGTGGTCTCCGTTGGCGTCGCCCAAGTACTTGTAGGAAGTGCGGTGGAGCGGATCACAACCGTGCCACCTGTAAAATGCCAATATGAGAAGGTGTAAGTTATTAGGGGGCCAATGGAATGAAGTCTTTTGATAAAGGTATGATGTGGGGGCGACCGATTTTCTTTGTTTAATATCAATGCCTCCGACATTCTCCTGCGATAGTCCCAGTGAGAATGACGGTAATTCGATCAGAGATAAAAGGAATTCGATCTGGGAAAATGGTAACTTTATGTACTCAGCTTCCAAGCTAAAATTAATTAGCAACTACGTGAATGTTTATGATCTAATTTGGGCGTGAGCATACCTCGGTGTCGGCTAGTGTCTCTTCTTCATCGACTGTAGGCAGTTGAGCAATGCGGGATGTGTGCTCCTGAGATACTATGGGGGTGACGTTAAATCCTTCCACTTCCGTAACCACAACATGTTCCACGCTTTCGTGATCTGTAGCTACGCCCAAAGGGAGGTTGTGACTATTCTCTGTTGCCGTTAACTGTAAGAGGGTAGGAcctattaattataataatgaCTACATATAAAGTGTAGCAGTTGTAATAAACCACCATATACTTACATCATTTGGGATTGAGAACTCTTGAACATCATTGATCACCTTGTTTATTACCTCGTCCGCTCGTAATTGGCTATCGTTGTCCTCACCGTGTAGCAATGGCTCTTTCCTTGTTAGTGGCGACCACGCCCCACCTGATTGATTTCCATGTTCTTTAGGTGATAGCAACGGTCCCGCAGAATTGGCAGTGTCAACATTTTCTCCCCCGCTCTGTCCTCTCCCACTAGTGTCTTCCTCGCGCACTGCGGTAGACATTTGTTTTCCAAGAAAACCAATGATGCTCCGAATCACTGCACCCTCCATCTTCTCACGTTGAGCTATAATAACTTTGCCAAGACTCTGCTCGATTTTTGCAGCTTCCCATGATAAAGCATCCGCgattttcttgttaattatgCCTGCAATAAGGTTGCAATACGGCTGGAAGCACCAATGTCAACTGCATCCGTAGCGAGAACGTCGGGTAGGCTCTCTGGTTCCTTTTTATCTTTaccctctttttctttttgtttcttttcagcCCTCATACGAGACAGATCGACGCCGGTTAAGCCCCCAACAAACATTGCCTTGTTGAAAACTTTGCCATTTTGAATTAGGCGGACAAGGTTATCGACAGTCTCATCGTCGACCTCGTCATCCCACTCCAACTGATTACGCGAGTGTGTAGTATCCTCAATCATGGATATGACCTCCGTCTGAAATgcatagaaaataaataagcaGCTGATCATTTTAGTGGTATGTGTCAATGGTGACGCTGATACTACCtactactatatatttataagctTAGTAGCCACTTAATATGTTGACTTATAATAAAACATGTGATCGTTAAGTGTTATAGGGTACGGTTACCCTAGTAGTGCAGTCGCATATAGAATGATGTAGGGGATTAGAGCAGGTTAGCAGACAATAATATTAATACCAATTACTTGTCgctaagttatatttttaaacttagCATCTATTTTTCTCTTGCCTAGTACTACAGTTATTTAACACATATCAATCTTAACAACCACCATGTATCGACAGATGGTCTAAGTTTTAAAAAGCAAGCTAACCTTTGCCTCCTCATCTAGGTCTCTGGCGTGAGTTGGGTTGACATAGTATCAGACCGTCTTGGGCTGTGGCGCTGGGgcatctgtttcttcttctacttcagCTTCAGTGTCATTACATCCCGACTCAGATTCACTGTCAGACTCAATCACAACAACAGGTTCTGACTGCGGGACAACCTCTTTAATCTGAGGAACGGCAGCCATGAATACAAGTTGAATGGCATCTACGAATCCAGGCAATGCAATGCTGGATTGGGAGAGTAAGATTTCGTCTTTCTTCTTGATTCCAGTTACCAGCATCTCAAATGTTACTCTCCCCCAGGGATAAGCAAGAAACTCACTGAAGTCACGAATCAATTCAACGTGCTCCGGGATAATACGGGGGAGGTGAGATGTCGGAAGTAAAAAGCATGACGTGAATGCAAGACATGCATACTTCAGCCGCATCTCGCGGTCTTtaaccttcttctttttcagcaTTTCTATCGCTGCATCAACTGGACAGAACTTGAGAGACCCAAAGAGTTCACCCCAATATAGCTTCTCTGTAATAGGattcttcttccttttgatgTTCTTTTTGATAATCTTGTTGCAATTAAGCCCAGTTACATGAGCAAACTCTTGAAGAGACATCCTAATAGGTTTACCAGCGAAC
Protein-coding regions in this window:
- the LOC125596584 gene encoding uncharacterized protein LOC125596584 translates to MEGAVIRSIIGFLGKQMSTAVREEDTSGRGQSGGENVDTANSAGPLLSPKEHGNQSGGAWSPLTRKEPLLHGEDNDSQLRADEVINKVINDVQEFSIPNDLTATENSHNLPLGVATDHESVEHVVVTEVEGFNVTPIVSQEHTSRIAQLPTVDEEETLADTEVCSRPN
- the LOC125596583 gene encoding uncharacterized protein LOC125596583, translating into MEEIQIPERMFAAGEKPAGERVNTYHKPKRIDSIIEVLKPDEVEFMRNTTFGKIISQAENPSFSGTFGQFVIVRILRVKKKKEIWFLFAGKPIRMSLQEFAHVTGLNCNKIIKKNIKRKKNPITEKLYWGELFGSLKFCPVDAAIEMLKKKKVKDREMRLKYACLAFTSCFLLPTSHLPRIIPEHVELIRDFSEFLAYPWGRVTFEMLVTGIKKKDEILLSQSSIALPGFVDAIQLVFMAAVPQIKEVVPQSEPVVVIESDSESESGCNDTEAEVEEETDAPAPQPKTV